A single region of the Flammeovirga agarivorans genome encodes:
- the carB gene encoding carbamoyl-phosphate synthase large subunit yields MPKKNHIKSVLIIGSGPIIIGQACEFDYSGSQAARSLREEGIEVTLINSNPATIMTDSVTADNVYLRPLEKKYIREILEKHEIDAVLPTMGGQTALNLAIDCQEAGIWEDFGVEMIGVDVDAINLTEDRELFRQKMLELNVGVCTGRTAKSFLEGKEIAQEIGFPLVIRPSFTMGGTGGGFVHSQEDFEKALKRGLEMSPVHEVLVEQSILGWKEYELELLRDNIGNVIIICSIENFDPMGVHTGDSITVAPAQTLPDTVYQKMRDLAIKMMNGIGNFAGGCNVQFSVSPNDDEIIGIEINPRVSRSSALASKATGYPIAKIAAKLAIGYNLDELKNPITGTTSAFFEPALDYVIVKIPRWNFDKFKGADTELGLQMKAVGEVMGIGRTFQEALQKGCQSLEIKRNGIGADGKENTNQDEILYKLEHPSWDRLFAIWDAMKLGIAMRTVRKITKIDKWFLRQILDLVLVEKKISEFTVDTIPFELMREAKEKGFGDRQIAHTLGCLESEVFNKRYEEMGIKRQFKLVDTCAAEFEAKTPYFYSTFDSENESNTTKKKKIVVLGAGPNRIGQGIEFDYCCVHGVLASKEAGYETIMINCNPETVSTDPDVADKLYFEPVFWEHIYEIILHEKPEGVIVQLGGQTALKIAEKLTKYGIKILGTSYEALDLAEDRGSFSTLLKENNIPYPKFDVIETADEALDKAEDLGFPLLVRPSYVLGGQKMKIVINEEELEQHVVETLRDIPGNKVLLDHYLDGAIEAEADAICDGENVYIIGIMEHIEPAGIHSGDSYAVLPPYNLGDLVIEQIKEYTKKIAIALKTKGLLNIQFAIKDDKVYIIEANPRASRTVPFICKAYQEPYVNYATKVMLGKNKVTDFDFKPVKKGYAIKVPVFSFNKFPNVDKQLGPEMKSTGEAIYFIDNLKDEYFRDIYSRRNLYLSR; encoded by the coding sequence ATGCCAAAGAAGAATCACATCAAATCGGTACTTATCATCGGGAGTGGACCAATCATTATTGGTCAAGCTTGTGAGTTTGATTACTCAGGATCTCAAGCAGCGAGATCATTGCGAGAAGAAGGTATCGAAGTAACCTTGATTAATTCTAATCCTGCAACTATTATGACAGATTCGGTGACCGCCGATAATGTCTATCTCCGACCTCTGGAGAAAAAATACATCAGAGAAATTCTTGAAAAGCATGAAATTGATGCTGTATTGCCAACAATGGGTGGTCAAACAGCACTTAATCTTGCGATTGATTGCCAAGAAGCCGGAATCTGGGAAGATTTTGGAGTAGAAATGATCGGTGTTGATGTAGACGCGATCAATCTAACAGAAGATAGAGAGCTTTTCAGACAGAAAATGCTTGAACTTAATGTTGGTGTATGTACAGGTCGTACAGCTAAGTCATTCTTAGAAGGTAAGGAAATTGCTCAAGAGATTGGTTTCCCACTAGTAATCCGTCCATCATTCACAATGGGTGGTACAGGTGGTGGATTCGTTCACTCTCAAGAGGATTTCGAGAAAGCTCTAAAAAGAGGTTTAGAAATGTCACCTGTTCATGAAGTACTTGTTGAGCAGTCTATTTTAGGATGGAAAGAATACGAGTTAGAATTACTTCGTGATAACATTGGTAACGTAATTATCATCTGTTCTATTGAGAACTTTGACCCAATGGGTGTTCATACAGGTGATTCAATTACAGTAGCCCCTGCTCAAACTTTACCTGATACAGTGTATCAGAAGATGAGAGATTTGGCAATCAAAATGATGAACGGAATTGGTAACTTTGCGGGTGGATGTAATGTCCAGTTCTCAGTTTCACCAAACGACGACGAAATCATTGGTATCGAGATTAACCCTCGTGTTTCTCGTTCTTCAGCTTTAGCTTCTAAAGCAACAGGTTATCCGATCGCTAAGATTGCAGCAAAATTAGCTATTGGTTACAATTTAGATGAATTGAAAAATCCAATTACAGGTACTACTTCAGCGTTCTTTGAGCCTGCATTAGATTATGTAATTGTTAAGATCCCTCGTTGGAACTTTGATAAATTTAAAGGTGCAGATACTGAACTTGGTCTACAAATGAAAGCTGTAGGTGAAGTAATGGGTATCGGCCGTACTTTCCAAGAAGCATTACAGAAAGGTTGCCAATCTTTAGAGATTAAACGTAATGGTATTGGTGCTGATGGGAAAGAAAATACGAACCAAGATGAAATTCTTTACAAATTGGAGCATCCATCATGGGATAGATTGTTTGCAATTTGGGATGCAATGAAGCTTGGTATCGCAATGAGAACTGTTCGTAAGATTACTAAAATTGATAAGTGGTTCTTACGTCAGATTTTAGATCTAGTATTAGTTGAAAAGAAAATATCTGAGTTTACTGTAGATACAATTCCTTTTGAACTAATGCGTGAAGCAAAAGAAAAAGGATTTGGTGACCGTCAAATCGCTCATACTTTAGGTTGTTTAGAATCTGAAGTATTCAATAAGCGTTATGAGGAAATGGGCATCAAACGTCAATTCAAGTTAGTAGATACATGTGCTGCTGAATTTGAGGCGAAAACTCCTTATTTCTACTCAACTTTTGATTCTGAAAATGAATCAAACACTACTAAGAAGAAAAAGATTGTAGTATTAGGAGCAGGTCCTAACCGTATTGGTCAAGGTATTGAGTTTGATTACTGCTGTGTGCATGGTGTATTAGCTTCTAAAGAGGCGGGCTATGAGACAATCATGATCAACTGTAACCCTGAAACGGTATCGACTGACCCTGATGTTGCAGATAAATTATACTTCGAACCAGTATTCTGGGAGCATATCTACGAAATCATCTTACACGAGAAACCAGAAGGTGTAATCGTTCAGTTAGGTGGTCAGACTGCACTTAAGATTGCTGAGAAGTTAACTAAGTATGGTATCAAAATCTTAGGTACTAGTTATGAAGCACTTGATTTAGCAGAGGATAGAGGTAGCTTCTCTACATTATTGAAAGAGAATAATATCCCTTACCCTAAATTCGATGTAATCGAAACTGCTGATGAGGCTTTAGATAAAGCTGAAGATTTAGGATTCCCTCTATTAGTAAGACCTTCTTATGTATTAGGTGGTCAGAAAATGAAGATCGTTATCAACGAGGAAGAATTAGAGCAACATGTTGTTGAAACTTTAAGAGATATCCCAGGTAACAAAGTACTTCTAGACCATTACTTAGACGGTGCAATTGAAGCAGAAGCAGATGCGATCTGTGATGGTGAAAATGTTTATATCATCGGTATTATGGAGCATATTGAGCCTGCCGGTATTCACTCAGGTGACTCTTATGCAGTATTGCCTCCATATAACTTAGGAGACTTAGTGATTGAGCAAATCAAAGAGTACACTAAGAAGATTGCAATTGCCTTGAAAACAAAAGGTTTATTGAATATTCAGTTTGCGATCAAAGATGATAAAGTATACATCATTGAAGCGAACCCAAGAGCATCTCGTACAGTTCCATTTATCTGTAAGGCTTACCAAGAGCCATACGTAAATTATGCAACTAAAGTGATGTTAGGTAAGAACAAAGTAACTGACTTTGACTTCAAGCCAGTGAAGAAAGGTTACGCAATCAAAGTACCTGTCTTCTCATTCAATAAATTCCCTAATGTTGATAAGCAGTTAGGACCAGAAATGAAGTCTACAGGTGAAGCAATCTACTTCATCGACAACTTAAAAGATGAGTACTTTAGAGATATTTACTCTAGAAGAAATCTTTACTTAAGTAGATAA
- the hisF gene encoding imidazole glycerol phosphate synthase subunit HisF translates to MLTKRIIPCLDIKDGKTVKGVNFVELRDAGDPVELAQIYSDQGADELVFLDITATVEKRKTLIELVQKVASKINIPFTVGGGISSVEDVSALLNAGADKVSINSSAVKRPELINELANEFGSQCIVVAVDTRFVNGEHIVHVRGGRTPTELRTIPWVHECQERGAGEILLTSMDHDGTKAGFAIELTKEISTSLNIPVIASGGAGLEEHFIDLFQQNGADAALAASIFHFKEISIPHLKGHLKESNIEVRV, encoded by the coding sequence ATGCTAACAAAACGAATAATTCCCTGCCTAGATATAAAGGATGGAAAAACAGTCAAAGGCGTTAATTTTGTGGAACTTAGAGACGCTGGAGACCCAGTCGAACTGGCCCAAATCTACTCTGATCAGGGGGCTGACGAACTTGTTTTCCTAGATATCACTGCAACTGTTGAAAAAAGGAAGACTTTGATCGAATTAGTTCAAAAAGTCGCTTCAAAAATCAATATTCCATTTACTGTAGGTGGTGGCATCTCTAGTGTTGAAGACGTATCTGCTTTATTAAACGCTGGAGCTGACAAGGTATCTATCAATTCATCTGCAGTAAAAAGACCTGAATTGATCAACGAATTAGCCAATGAATTTGGAAGCCAATGTATCGTAGTTGCTGTTGACACACGCTTTGTTAATGGTGAACATATTGTACATGTAAGAGGAGGTAGAACTCCAACAGAGCTTAGAACAATTCCTTGGGTACATGAATGTCAGGAAAGAGGTGCTGGTGAAATATTACTTACCTCAATGGATCATGACGGAACAAAAGCAGGATTTGCTATCGAACTAACTAAAGAAATTTCTACTTCTTTGAACATTCCGGTTATTGCTTCTGGAGGTGCTGGATTAGAAGAGCATTTCATTGATCTGTTTCAACAAAACGGAGCAGATGCAGCATTAGCAGCTAGTATTTTCCACTTTAAAGAAATCTCAATCCCTCATTTAAAAGGGCATTTAAAAGAAAGTAATATTGAAGTAAGAGTATAA
- the panD gene encoding aspartate 1-decarboxylase: MYIEVLKSKIHRVKVTQAELNYVGSITVDQDLMDAANIIEGEKVQIVNNNNGERFETYVITGERGSGTICLNGAAARKVQVGDILIIISYALMKQKKAKEYSPKLVFPNDDNKLED, translated from the coding sequence ATGTATATTGAAGTTTTAAAATCAAAAATCCACCGTGTGAAGGTCACACAAGCAGAATTAAACTACGTAGGTAGTATCACTGTTGATCAGGATTTAATGGATGCTGCCAACATCATTGAAGGCGAAAAAGTACAAATCGTTAACAATAATAATGGTGAGCGTTTTGAAACTTATGTAATTACAGGAGAACGCGGTAGCGGTACAATTTGTTTAAATGGTGCAGCAGCAAGAAAAGTACAAGTAGGTGATATTCTTATTATTATCTCTTATGCTTTAATGAAACAAAAGAAGGCAAAAGAATACTCTCCAAAATTAGTTTTCCCTAATGACGATAATAAATTAGAAGATTAA
- a CDS encoding lysylphosphatidylglycerol synthase transmembrane domain-containing protein has translation MKIQDILKYIFSIFLAGILLWYVLKEQNIKEVAESIKDLHWGWLILSSLTAILSHYFRGLRWGLMLKPLNLKTSNSNLFMATMSGYAGNVIIPRFGEFFRCGILQKLSGIPAKTSFGAVVIERAIDLVVFIILFSIAFFSQFDILYQMVLPFLEGNEAQMNQKFILLGAILLFFITGIFILYKVRDRLSKTKIYRTIHSLILGVIEGMQAVFKLKRKEFIIYIAYTIAIWLCYFYMSYVVFKVLDETAHLSLFVGFVMMMMSGLGMVIPTPGGTGSVHFFASQTLMAYGISATTSIAYALVMHTSQTVMILTVGGISIIIANFKKGHQQTTLEIQNEAQ, from the coding sequence ATGAAAATACAAGACATTTTAAAATATATTTTTTCGATTTTTTTAGCTGGGATTCTTTTGTGGTATGTCTTAAAAGAGCAAAATATTAAAGAAGTAGCCGAATCTATCAAAGATCTTCATTGGGGTTGGCTCATCCTTTCATCATTGACAGCTATCCTCAGTCACTACTTTAGAGGATTAAGATGGGGGCTTATGCTAAAACCATTAAACTTAAAGACAAGCAACTCTAATCTTTTTATGGCAACAATGTCAGGATATGCAGGAAATGTAATCATACCTAGATTTGGAGAATTTTTCAGATGTGGTATCCTCCAAAAGCTATCTGGAATTCCTGCAAAAACATCATTTGGTGCCGTAGTCATTGAAAGAGCTATTGATTTAGTAGTATTTATTATTCTTTTTTCAATTGCCTTTTTCAGTCAATTCGATATTTTATATCAAATGGTACTTCCATTTCTTGAAGGAAATGAAGCCCAAATGAATCAGAAGTTTATATTATTAGGAGCTATCCTACTTTTCTTCATTACAGGGATTTTCATCCTTTATAAAGTAAGAGACCGTTTATCAAAAACAAAGATATACAGAACAATACACTCATTAATCCTTGGAGTTATCGAAGGAATGCAAGCTGTATTTAAACTAAAGAGAAAAGAATTTATCATTTATATTGCCTATACAATTGCAATATGGCTTTGTTACTTTTATATGAGCTATGTCGTATTTAAAGTTTTAGATGAAACAGCACATTTATCTTTATTCGTCGGCTTTGTAATGATGATGATGAGTGGACTAGGTATGGTAATCCCTACTCCTGGAGGCACAGGTTCCGTTCATTTCTTTGCCTCACAAACATTAATGGCCTACGGTATTTCAGCAACTACTTCTATTGCTTATGCCTTAGTAATGCATACCTCTCAAACTGTTATGATCTTAACCGTTGGAGGTATTAGTATTATCATAGCTAATTTCAAAAAAGGACATCAACAAACCACATTAGAAATTCAAAATGAAGCACAGTAA
- the rfaE2 gene encoding D-glycero-beta-D-manno-heptose 1-phosphate adenylyltransferase: MKHSKEKIVDLNKALQIRKEWKNNNEKVVFTNGCFDIVHLGHVDYLEQARLKGSKMILGLNTDASVKRLKGDERPINNEYARARLLAAFEFIDMVILFGDDTPLDLISTLLPDVLVKGADYTIDNIVGAKEVLENGGSVETIELVEGFSTSSIIDKIRKYGL; encoded by the coding sequence ATGAAGCACAGTAAAGAGAAAATTGTTGACTTAAATAAAGCTCTTCAAATAAGAAAAGAGTGGAAAAATAACAATGAAAAAGTCGTTTTCACTAATGGCTGTTTCGACATCGTTCACCTAGGCCATGTAGACTACCTTGAACAAGCTCGATTAAAAGGTTCTAAAATGATATTGGGCTTAAATACTGATGCTTCTGTAAAACGTCTAAAAGGCGATGAGCGACCTATCAATAATGAATATGCAAGAGCTAGATTACTTGCTGCTTTTGAATTTATTGATATGGTAATATTATTTGGAGATGACACTCCCTTAGATTTAATCTCAACACTATTACCAGATGTCTTGGTAAAAGGGGCAGACTATACAATCGACAACATTGTAGGAGCGAAAGAAGTCTTAGAAAATGGCGGAAGTGTAGAAACCATTGAACTTGTAGAGGGTTTTTCTACCTCTTCAATAATAGATAAAATAAGAAAATACGGTTTATAA
- a CDS encoding acyl-CoA-binding protein — protein MASEAFKDAQVRVNQLSERPSNDDLLKLYALFKQATEGDVNTERPGGFDFKGNAKWDAWKKIEGTSAEEAESQYVVLVNQLEG, from the coding sequence ATGGCTTCAGAAGCTTTTAAAGATGCTCAGGTAAGAGTAAACCAATTGTCTGAGCGACCATCGAATGACGATCTATTAAAATTATATGCCCTTTTTAAGCAAGCGACAGAAGGGGATGTAAATACAGAAAGACCCGGAGGGTTTGATTTTAAAGGTAATGCTAAATGGGATGCCTGGAAAAAAATTGAAGGAACTTCTGCTGAGGAAGCAGAGTCGCAATATGTTGTTCTTGTGAATCAATTAGAAGGATAA
- a CDS encoding DUF2147 domain-containing protein, with amino-acid sequence MSDLQQKNIEGIWLTGLEDAHVEISIEGDVAVGKIVWMLRDKEEDGGPRIDKLNPDASKREVLLENMNILTGFKYKGKGTWEDGEVYDPDSGKTYSGSITSAGPNVLKMRGYVGIKLFGRTEVWKRVIQ; translated from the coding sequence ATGTCTGATTTGCAGCAAAAAAATATTGAAGGTATTTGGCTTACAGGTCTTGAAGATGCACATGTTGAGATTTCAATCGAGGGTGATGTTGCAGTAGGAAAGATCGTTTGGATGCTTCGTGATAAAGAAGAAGATGGAGGTCCTAGAATTGATAAGTTGAATCCTGATGCCTCAAAGAGGGAAGTTCTACTTGAAAATATGAATATCCTGACAGGTTTTAAATATAAAGGGAAAGGTACTTGGGAAGATGGTGAAGTTTATGATCCTGATTCTGGAAAGACTTACAGTGGTAGTATTACAAGTGCAGGTCCAAATGTTTTAAAAATGAGAGGCTATGTTGGAATTAAACTGTTTGGAAGAACAGAAGTCTGGAAAAGAGTAATTCAATAA
- the serA gene encoding phosphoglycerate dehydrogenase gives MADKKFFVIDFDSTFTKVEALDILSDILYEGTDKKIEVGERIKDLTDQAMAGELSFREALEQRLALLEATKKDVSQLSDELKKLVSESVKRNREFFTKEKDNVLIVSSGFKDFITPVVKEYGIKEENIYANTFTYNDKDEVTGFDASNPLSEHKGKVKLMKELALDGDVYVIGDGYTDYEIREAGLAKTFFAFTENVKREKVLAKADVEASSFDEILYSIKHPMATSFPKSKIKVLLLENVHQDAKQKLEDEGYQVELLGGALDEDELCEKIKGVHILGIRSKTMLTRKVVEAADRLMIVGAFCIGTNQIDLDACTEHGVCVFNAPFSNTRSVVEMAIGEIILLMRQIPRRLRQMDRGEWSKSASGSFEVRGKKLGIIGYGNIGSQLSILAEMLGMDVYYYDVVEKLALGNATKLSSLDELLAISDVVSLHVDGRPENKRFFTGEHINKMKKGAILVNLARGPVVELDALQVALDSKHLAGAAIDVFPVEPKNNNDTFDAPVKGDNLILTPHIGGSTLEAQENIADFVPGKMIEYVNTGSSFNSVNFPNVQLPRLENGHRLLHIHKNVSGILAQMNNVFAKHGCNILGQYLKTNEEIGYVITDIDQSYNPELLEDMKAIDNTIKFRTLY, from the coding sequence ATGGCTGACAAGAAATTTTTTGTAATTGACTTCGATAGTACGTTTACCAAAGTAGAAGCATTGGATATTTTAAGTGATATCCTTTATGAAGGTACGGACAAAAAAATTGAAGTAGGGGAGAGAATTAAAGATCTTACTGATCAGGCAATGGCTGGAGAACTGTCTTTTAGAGAAGCATTGGAGCAACGTTTAGCGTTGTTGGAGGCGACGAAAAAAGATGTATCTCAATTGTCTGACGAGTTGAAAAAACTAGTTTCTGAATCAGTAAAAAGAAACAGAGAGTTTTTCACAAAAGAGAAAGATAATGTATTGATTGTCTCCAGTGGTTTTAAAGACTTCATTACACCTGTAGTAAAAGAGTATGGTATTAAAGAAGAGAATATCTATGCAAATACTTTTACTTACAATGATAAAGATGAAGTGACTGGTTTTGATGCTTCAAATCCACTTTCTGAGCATAAAGGTAAAGTGAAGTTGATGAAAGAATTAGCATTAGACGGAGACGTTTATGTTATCGGAGACGGTTATACTGATTATGAAATTAGAGAGGCAGGATTAGCAAAAACGTTTTTTGCGTTTACTGAAAATGTGAAAAGAGAAAAAGTATTAGCTAAAGCAGATGTGGAGGCTAGTAGTTTTGATGAAATATTATACTCGATTAAACATCCTATGGCAACATCATTCCCAAAGAGTAAAATAAAAGTTCTTCTTTTAGAAAATGTGCATCAAGATGCTAAACAAAAATTAGAAGACGAAGGATATCAAGTTGAGCTTCTTGGTGGAGCTTTAGACGAAGACGAATTATGTGAAAAGATTAAAGGTGTTCACATCTTGGGTATTCGTTCTAAAACAATGCTAACAAGAAAAGTAGTAGAGGCTGCAGATAGATTGATGATTGTAGGTGCATTCTGTATTGGTACAAACCAAATAGATTTAGATGCATGTACAGAACATGGTGTTTGTGTATTCAACGCTCCTTTTAGTAATACTCGTTCTGTTGTGGAAATGGCAATTGGTGAAATCATTTTACTAATGCGTCAAATTCCAAGACGTTTACGTCAAATGGATAGAGGTGAGTGGAGTAAGTCTGCATCTGGTAGCTTTGAGGTAAGAGGTAAGAAGCTAGGTATTATCGGATATGGTAATATCGGTTCTCAATTATCTATTCTTGCAGAGATGTTAGGTATGGATGTTTATTACTATGATGTAGTAGAGAAGCTTGCTTTAGGTAATGCTACAAAACTTTCATCATTAGATGAGCTTTTAGCTATTTCTGATGTAGTATCATTGCATGTTGATGGTAGACCAGAAAATAAAAGATTCTTTACTGGTGAGCATATCAATAAGATGAAGAAAGGTGCAATCCTTGTCAACTTAGCTCGTGGTCCAGTTGTTGAATTAGATGCGTTACAAGTAGCATTAGATTCAAAACATTTAGCAGGTGCTGCAATTGATGTATTCCCTGTTGAACCAAAGAATAATAATGATACTTTTGATGCTCCAGTTAAAGGTGATAACCTGATCTTAACTCCACACATTGGGGGTAGTACTTTGGAAGCACAAGAAAATATTGCCGATTTTGTTCCTGGTAAAATGATTGAATATGTAAATACAGGTAGCTCATTCAATAGTGTGAACTTCCCGAATGTTCAGTTACCTCGTTTAGAAAACGGACATAGGTTACTTCATATTCACAAAAACGTATCTGGTATCTTAGCTCAGATGAACAACGTTTTTGCTAAACACGGATGTAATATCTTAGGTCAATATCTTAAAACAAATGAAGAGATCGGTTATGTGATTACTGATATCGATCAGTCTTACAATCCTGAATTGTTAGAAGATATGAAAGCAATCGATAATACAATTAAGTTTAGAACATTATATTAA
- a CDS encoding MmcQ/YjbR family DNA-binding protein, whose amino-acid sequence MNIEDFRNYCLNKKGVTEGFLFDETTLVFKVGEKVFTITNIEMFESINVKCDPELAIELRERYTSVLPGYHMNKKHWNTIVVNSDMDDSEVKKWVDHSYQLVFDKLPKKIKDVLVD is encoded by the coding sequence ATGAATATTGAAGATTTTAGGAATTACTGTCTTAATAAAAAAGGAGTGACAGAAGGCTTTCTATTCGATGAAACGACATTAGTTTTTAAGGTTGGAGAAAAAGTGTTTACGATCACTAACATAGAAATGTTTGAGAGTATAAATGTGAAGTGTGATCCAGAGTTGGCAATAGAATTACGGGAGAGATACACTTCTGTATTACCGGGATATCACATGAATAAAAAGCATTGGAATACTATAGTAGTAAATAGTGATATGGACGACAGTGAAGTGAAAAAATGGGTGGATCATTCCTATCAATTGGTCTTCGATAAACTTCCTAAGAAAATAAAGGACGTACTTGTAGATTAA